One genomic region from Bacteroidota bacterium encodes:
- a CDS encoding gliding motility-associated C-terminal domain-containing protein — translation MVAGNKNTDSLFDAFKDAFKDFEADTSFSEMTNNWNAVNSKINIANPIPKKVSLKSITKGISVKSVALVSASAIVITVATLLIVNLLNTNNDKIYEQKNNVDIVGTAQIVKEENKTTKIEDKQVTEKQKVFIKEEKEFKKQIDENKKTFSSNDNLVLTDNLENISKEENSKKNKVIEKEKNDFSLKFIDTAICMNDSIRFFIYSSNNNSNIRYLLRCDGKKYYLNSGYYAIKFDDYGIYNLRFSIVGNENKTQKTQKIIIRKSPISKFKFDASHTPEFSFFNLSKYENKVFWILDDNNKTTVNNPVHEFNDTGIYIVKLIALTYSGCSDTFIQKIDVKKYPKVSMPNSFSPNGDAVNDFYKISIEGEKLFKLTIVNRYKQTVFKSEDKNLSWDGTDINSGKECPEGTYYYFFNYRLQGQQTPVSLHGTIRLFR, via the coding sequence ATGGTAGCTGGAAATAAAAATACAGATTCTCTTTTTGATGCATTTAAAGATGCATTTAAAGATTTTGAGGCTGATACTTCTTTCAGTGAAATGACTAATAACTGGAACGCAGTAAATTCAAAAATTAATATTGCCAATCCAATACCGAAAAAAGTATCTTTAAAGTCAATTACTAAAGGCATTTCTGTAAAAAGTGTAGCATTGGTTTCTGCAAGTGCAATTGTAATTACCGTAGCTACATTATTAATAGTAAATTTATTAAATACAAATAATGATAAAATTTACGAACAAAAGAATAATGTTGATATAGTTGGAACAGCTCAGATTGTAAAAGAAGAAAATAAAACAACAAAAATTGAAGATAAACAAGTAACTGAAAAACAGAAAGTATTTATTAAGGAAGAAAAAGAATTTAAAAAACAAATTGATGAAAATAAAAAGACTTTTTCTTCTAATGACAATTTAGTGTTGACGGATAATTTAGAAAATATTTCAAAAGAAGAAAACAGTAAAAAGAATAAAGTAATAGAAAAAGAAAAAAATGATTTTAGTTTGAAGTTTATTGACACTGCAATTTGTATGAACGACTCTATAAGATTTTTCATTTATTCTTCTAATAATAATTCAAATATCAGATATTTATTGAGATGTGATGGAAAAAAATATTACTTGAATTCAGGCTATTATGCCATAAAATTTGATGACTACGGCATTTATAATCTAAGATTTTCAATAGTTGGTAATGAGAACAAAACACAAAAAACACAAAAAATAATTATTAGGAAAAGCCCTATTTCAAAATTTAAATTTGATGCTTCACATACACCGGAATTTAGTTTCTTCAATCTTAGCAAATATGAGAATAAAGTATTTTGGATTTTAGATGATAATAATAAAACAACTGTTAATAATCCTGTACACGAATTTAATGATACAGGAATTTATATTGTAAAGTTAATTGCACTAACATATTCAGGATGTTCCGATACATTTATACAAAAAATAGATGTTAAGAAATATCCTAAAGTGAGTATGCCTAATAGCTTTTCGCCAAACGGTGATGCTGTAAATGACTTTTATAAAATATCAATTGAAGGTGAAAAATTATTTAAGTTAACTATTGTAAACAGATATAAACAAACAGTTTTTAAAAGTGAAGATAAAAATTTATCATGGGATGGAACCGATATTAATTCAGGAAAGGAATGTCCTGAAGGTACTTATTATTATTTCTTTAATTATCGTTTACAAGGACAACAGACACCAGTTTCATTACATGGAACAATAAGATTATTCAGATAA
- a CDS encoding sigma-70 family RNA polymerase sigma factor: MSENKTKKEDKALIKACLKGKSLAQEKLFKKYYGLMMGICLRYAVDKHEANDILQEGYIKIFKNISKFKFEGSFISWIKRIMINTAIDKYRKNATIPNSFEVNEEIDSKNINDVLSNLEKQDLLKCINSLSIGYRTVFNLYVIEGFSHKEIAEKLQINEGTSKSQLFKAKQKLKIIINKDFS; the protein is encoded by the coding sequence ATGAGTGAGAATAAAACGAAAAAAGAAGATAAAGCTTTAATTAAAGCATGCTTGAAAGGGAAATCATTAGCCCAAGAAAAATTGTTTAAGAAATATTATGGATTGATGATGGGAATTTGTTTAAGATATGCGGTTGATAAACATGAGGCAAATGATATTTTGCAGGAAGGATATATTAAAATATTCAAAAATATTTCAAAATTCAAATTTGAAGGTTCATTTATTAGTTGGATAAAAAGAATTATGATAAATACTGCAATAGATAAATATAGAAAAAATGCAACAATACCGAATTCTTTTGAAGTAAATGAAGAAATTGATTCAAAAAACATTAATGATGTCCTGTCAAATTTAGAAAAACAAGATTTGTTAAAATGTATAAATTCTTTATCAATAGGATATCGAACTGTTTTTAACCTTTATGTTATTGAAGGTTTTTCACATAAAGAAATTGCTGAAAAACTCCAAATTAACGAAGGTACATCAAAATCACAACTTTTTAAAGCAAAACAAAAATTAAAAATAATTATTAATAAAGATTTTTCTTAA
- a CDS encoding elongation factor G: MKVYQTKEIRNISILGSASSGKTTLSESLLLAGGVIERKGNVESKSSISDYRPIEHERLNSVKSTVLYSFFEDYKINIIDSPGFDDFAGEAISAMRVTDVSLMVLNSHNAIEVGTEIFWRHAMNYGQPLIFVANQLDHEKAEFDELVAKSKEIFGNKLVTIQYPLNQGSDFDSIIDVLKMKMFKFPKGGGDAEILPIPDSEKDKAEELQNELVEAAAENDEELMELFFDKGTLDEDEMRKGIRLGLMKRDLFPILCTSAKNDIGTKRLMEFITKVVPSPDDANAETLANGDELPIDSAKAKSAYVFKVSYEEHLGEVVFFKVITGEIAEGDEMENIQSQTKEKLSQLYLIAGKNREKVEKLVAGDIGATIKMKNTKINSSLNEKGADLDIKKTVFPEPKYTISVKAVNSTDDEKLGGILNKMAQEDSTFHFYYSTELKQMVIQGQGELHINIAKWHINKEHKIEIEFFPTKIPYRETITKESKKDFRHKKQSGGSGQFGEVYLMIEPYQEKKPDPPKDQYNIRGKEVIELPWGGKLVFYNAIVGGVIDTRYLPAILKGIMEKMEEGPLTGSYARDIRVVVYDGKMHPVDSNEISFKIAGRTAFKAAFKAANPKLLEPIYEIEVIVPEEKMGDVMTDLQGRRSIILGMEGEGVYQKIKAKVPLADLNKYSTALSSLTNGRGTYSMKFDGYEKVPPEIQQQLLKDYEASQEEE, from the coding sequence ATGAAAGTATATCAAACAAAAGAAATTAGAAATATTAGTATTTTAGGAAGTGCATCAAGTGGTAAAACAACTTTATCCGAATCATTATTGTTAGCAGGTGGTGTTATTGAAAGGAAAGGAAATGTTGAAAGTAAAAGTTCAATATCCGATTATCGTCCTATTGAGCATGAAAGATTAAATTCTGTTAAATCAACAGTCCTTTATTCATTTTTTGAGGATTATAAAATCAATATTATTGATTCCCCTGGCTTTGATGATTTTGCTGGTGAGGCTATTTCGGCAATGAGAGTTACTGATGTGAGTCTTATGGTACTTAACAGCCATAATGCAATTGAAGTTGGTACTGAAATATTTTGGCGACATGCAATGAATTATGGTCAGCCCTTAATTTTTGTTGCCAATCAACTGGATCATGAAAAAGCCGAATTTGATGAGCTTGTTGCAAAATCAAAAGAAATTTTTGGAAATAAATTAGTAACAATTCAATATCCTTTGAATCAAGGTTCTGATTTTGATTCTATTATTGATGTTCTTAAAATGAAAATGTTTAAGTTTCCAAAAGGAGGAGGAGATGCAGAGATACTTCCTATACCTGATAGCGAGAAGGATAAAGCTGAAGAATTACAAAATGAACTAGTAGAAGCAGCAGCGGAAAATGATGAAGAATTAATGGAATTATTCTTCGATAAAGGTACACTTGATGAAGACGAAATGAGAAAAGGAATTAGATTGGGTTTAATGAAAAGAGACCTTTTTCCTATTCTTTGTACTTCTGCAAAAAATGATATCGGGACAAAGAGATTGATGGAATTTATTACTAAAGTTGTTCCATCACCAGATGATGCAAATGCTGAAACATTAGCAAATGGAGATGAACTTCCGATTGATTCGGCTAAAGCAAAATCTGCCTATGTTTTTAAAGTTTCTTATGAGGAGCATTTAGGGGAAGTTGTATTTTTTAAAGTTATTACAGGAGAAATTGCTGAAGGAGATGAAATGGAAAACATTCAATCTCAAACAAAGGAAAAATTATCTCAATTATATTTGATAGCAGGTAAAAATCGTGAAAAAGTTGAGAAACTTGTTGCAGGAGATATTGGTGCTACCATAAAAATGAAAAACACAAAAATAAATTCTTCCTTAAATGAAAAAGGAGCTGATTTAGATATTAAAAAAACTGTTTTCCCTGAGCCTAAATATACAATTTCTGTTAAGGCAGTAAATTCTACTGATGATGAAAAACTTGGTGGAATTTTGAATAAAATGGCTCAAGAAGATTCCACATTTCATTTTTATTATTCAACAGAATTGAAGCAAATGGTAATTCAAGGACAAGGTGAGCTTCATATTAACATTGCAAAATGGCATATTAATAAAGAACATAAAATTGAAATTGAATTTTTTCCGACAAAAATACCTTACAGAGAAACAATTACTAAAGAATCAAAAAAAGATTTTCGTCATAAAAAGCAATCAGGTGGTTCAGGGCAGTTTGGTGAAGTTTACTTAATGATTGAGCCATATCAAGAGAAAAAACCTGATCCCCCAAAAGACCAATATAATATTAGAGGTAAAGAAGTTATTGAACTTCCTTGGGGAGGAAAACTTGTTTTTTATAATGCTATTGTTGGTGGCGTTATTGATACCAGATATTTGCCTGCTATTTTGAAAGGAATTATGGAGAAAATGGAAGAAGGTCCTCTTACAGGCTCTTATGCCAGAGATATTAGAGTAGTTGTTTATGATGGTAAAATGCACCCTGTTGATTCAAATGAAATTTCATTTAAAATTGCAGGAAGAACAGCTTTTAAAGCAGCTTTTAAGGCGGCTAATCCTAAGTTACTTGAACCGATTTATGAAATTGAAGTAATTGTTCCTGAAGAAAAAATGGGTGATGTTATGACTGACTTGCAAGGAAGAAGATCAATTATTTTAGGAATGGAAGGTGAAGGTGTTTATCAAAAAATAAAAGCAAAAGTTCCTTTAGCTGATTTAAATAAATATTCTACAGCTTTAAGTTCATTAACTAATGGACGAGGTACTTATTCTATGAAGTTTGACGGATATGAAAAAGTACCACCGGAAATTCAACAACAATTATTGAAAGATTACGAAGCTAGTCAAGAGGAAGAGTAA